One window of Candidatus Neomarinimicrobiota bacterium genomic DNA carries:
- a CDS encoding tail fiber domain-containing protein yields MKRLSTLIFLITIVSQTILAQTIAVQGVLRDPAGRTVVDGSHTVVFKLYDAETGGSELWSESHGSVTTSHGVFSEKLGESSSMASLSFTEQYWLGIRVDDGTEISQRLPLQSSPAANAVTGSSNIFPSTGNVGIGTTDPQAMFELNGALPYINFEDTDGGSSWLMGNYGTDRFLISENGTDARLVVQEGGNVGIGTTDPTASLHVVGTARVEGVVSVTDRFRMMREGANYLEYNNAHSFHIRSATADDNEHVNKMTLTAAGDVGIGTDAPSELLDVAGNLKISNGGVLIFQDGTSLASAELGGSAASVANSASAIITADSDEDGTGDIQFKTGVSTDMVITNAGDVGVNSSAPDAKLSIDSDEDGSLLNVHSRHASDSKIFEVEQVSTDGRVSVRTGGGTTITQLSGYSGAPSYFMSKVGIGVSVPAYQLEVDGPGVQRIVVRSDDDQAGIEFESDGTGRNLIYSPDGSDDLQFWSTASGDHMRLTATGYLGIGTTSPSSMLHVVGASYFEDRLRLMRTAGDNYIDFYSGRNLHFRSIGTDDSDGNTRVTIGTNGFLGIGTTTPDYPLHILASQPYLKFTDTDGGSEWSMGNYGGNRFLIQEGSSDRLVIQEGGNVGINNNAPDAKLSIDSDGDGSLLNVHSSHASDSKIFEVEESGSDGLVSIRTGSGTTVTQLSGYSGTPSYFKSRVGIGTTAPNADLELISAGEPIFRMGQNTNSVWDVRVNTAFRKIKYNGSTVFEFHSNGNAWMAGSLGQNSDRRLKRNINTVVNALNKVMSMRGVSYNWNQVHPNGLTPDTRLHYGFVAQEMEDVLPEIVVDNTNGYKTISYSEVSSVLVEAIKEQQSQIESQQATIQALMDRLAQVEASLENNNR; encoded by the coding sequence ATGAAACGTTTATCCACACTGATTTTTCTAATTACTATTGTGAGTCAAACAATCCTGGCCCAGACCATCGCAGTCCAGGGCGTTCTACGTGACCCTGCCGGCCGGACAGTTGTTGATGGCAGCCATACCGTTGTTTTTAAGCTTTATGATGCCGAAACTGGTGGATCAGAACTCTGGTCAGAATCTCATGGCTCAGTTACCACCTCCCACGGTGTCTTCTCAGAAAAACTGGGAGAGAGTAGCTCAATGGCTTCTCTGAGTTTTACAGAACAATACTGGTTGGGGATCAGGGTTGATGATGGTACTGAGATCTCTCAACGCCTGCCACTCCAGAGTTCCCCCGCTGCAAATGCGGTAACAGGTTCAAGCAATATTTTCCCTTCAACTGGGAATGTGGGAATTGGTACTACTGACCCCCAAGCCATGTTTGAACTGAATGGTGCGCTTCCTTACATCAATTTTGAAGACACCGACGGTGGTAGCTCCTGGCTCATGGGTAATTATGGGACAGATCGCTTCCTGATTTCAGAGAATGGAACGGATGCACGACTTGTTGTCCAAGAAGGTGGTAATGTTGGGATTGGTACTACAGACCCTACTGCATCATTACATGTGGTTGGAACAGCCCGTGTGGAGGGCGTTGTTTCTGTTACCGATAGATTTCGCATGATGCGGGAGGGTGCCAACTATCTCGAATACAACAATGCCCATTCATTTCATATTCGGTCGGCAACAGCAGATGATAATGAACACGTAAATAAAATGACCTTAACAGCAGCTGGTGATGTTGGGATTGGAACAGATGCACCGAGTGAACTTTTAGATGTAGCCGGTAATCTCAAAATTTCAAACGGCGGCGTGCTCATTTTTCAAGATGGAACTTCATTGGCTTCTGCCGAACTTGGTGGCTCAGCTGCCTCAGTTGCTAATTCTGCCAGCGCGATCATCACAGCAGACAGCGATGAAGATGGCACAGGAGATATACAGTTTAAAACGGGCGTGAGTACGGATATGGTGATTACCAATGCCGGTGATGTAGGTGTCAATAGTAGCGCTCCGGATGCAAAATTATCAATTGATTCTGATGAAGATGGATCACTCTTAAATGTTCACTCAAGACACGCATCAGATTCGAAGATATTTGAAGTAGAGCAGGTAAGCACTGATGGTCGGGTAAGTGTCAGAACGGGTGGTGGAACTACCATCACCCAGTTAAGTGGCTATTCTGGAGCACCCTCATATTTTATGTCGAAGGTGGGTATTGGTGTCTCTGTTCCAGCATATCAATTGGAAGTGGATGGACCAGGTGTCCAACGCATTGTGGTTCGCTCTGATGATGACCAGGCTGGGATAGAATTTGAATCTGATGGAACGGGTAGAAACCTCATCTACTCTCCTGATGGTTCTGATGACTTACAATTTTGGAGTACTGCCTCTGGGGACCACATGAGATTGACCGCCACTGGTTATCTAGGTATCGGTACCACTTCACCCTCTTCCATGCTCCATGTAGTCGGTGCCTCATATTTTGAGGATCGTTTAAGGCTCATGCGAACTGCCGGCGACAACTATATAGATTTTTATAGCGGCCGTAACTTGCATTTTAGATCGATTGGGACTGATGATTCTGATGGGAACACTCGGGTCACAATTGGAACTAATGGCTTTCTGGGTATAGGTACAACTACTCCTGATTATCCTCTTCATATATTAGCCTCTCAACCCTATCTGAAATTTACTGATACAGATGGCGGGAGCGAGTGGAGCATGGGGAACTATGGAGGAAATCGCTTCCTCATCCAGGAGGGGAGTTCAGACCGTTTAGTGATACAGGAAGGTGGCAATGTAGGTATTAATAATAACGCTCCAGATGCAAAATTATCAATTGATTCTGATGGAGATGGATCACTCTTAAATGTTCACTCAAGCCACGCATCAGATTCGAAGATATTTGAAGTTGAAGAGTCTGGCAGTGATGGTCTGGTGAGTATCAGAACTGGTAGTGGAACTACTGTCACCCAGTTAAGTGGCTACTCGGGTACACCTAGTTATTTCAAAAGTCGAGTGGGGATTGGAACCACAGCTCCCAATGCTGATCTAGAGTTGATCAGTGCAGGCGAACCTATATTTAGGATGGGGCAAAATACTAATTCAGTCTGGGATGTTAGGGTCAATACAGCTTTCCGCAAAATTAAATATAATGGCAGTACGGTTTTTGAATTTCATTCGAACGGGAACGCCTGGATGGCTGGCTCTTTAGGACAAAATAGTGATCGACGTTTGAAAAGAAATATTAACACAGTTGTCAATGCGCTGAACAAGGTTATGAGCATGCGTGGTGTAAGCTACAACTGGAATCAGGTTCACCCCAATGGGCTCACGCCGGATACTCGCTTGCACTATGGCTTTGTAGCTCAGGAAATGGAAGATGTTTTACCTGAAATTGTGGTAGATAACACAAATGGCTATAAAACCATCAGCTACTCTGAAGTCTCATCCGTCCTGGTTGAAGCCATCAAGGAACAACAAAGCCAGATCGAATCCCAGCAAGCCACCATCCAAGCATTGATGGATAGACTTGCCCAAGTTGAAGCAAGCCTGGAAAACAATAACCGTTAA